AATTTCTTTCGCACTCACGATAAACAAATCCCAGGGCCAAACATTCAATTAGTAGGAATTGATTTACGAAAAGAATGTTTTACGCATGGGCAACTTTACGTTGCCCTATCACGGGTCTGGGCTCCCGACCATCAGTATATTTTGTTACCAGGAAATAATATAACGACAAATGTTGTGTATAGAGAAGCTCTACAATAAAAGCTTAAGTTTTCTATCCTAAAACAACGGGTTGCACTCCGGGACTTAACAACTAACATCCACAGAAAGAAAATCTGTTCAGCCTGCGGATAGTGACTGCTTCGTCGATGTTAGTGTCGGTGTCTGTGAGTTGACCTGGGAATCATTTTGTTTGCTGACCGTGTCTTTCCTGTTTAGGCTTTTTGCAGCGGTAACCGACACCCAAGCGGGCGGAGCCCCGGGCGACCGCTAGTCTAAGTATAAGGTAAGTTTATACGTACCACTATCGTGCTTTGTGGGTTTGGCATGAAGATCTTAACCACAACTGCCGCTATTCGgtgtattcaataaaatgtaagtaaaaaaaaatgtaagtcctAGGTACAGGATAAACATGTATTCTAGTCACAGTAGAGTGCAGTTGTGGTCACCAACTGTTACGCCAGAAACCCTGAAGTTTTCATAAGAACAGTAATTTTGATGATACTTCCACCGGCGGCGTAGCTCAGAGCGGAGAGCGCTCGCTTAGCAAGCGAGAGGTCCCGGGATCGAAACCCGGCGCCGCCATGGATTCGATTCTTGATGATtggtttgctttttatttcaatttttttttttcgatagaCTAACTTGTCTGGACCGGGTTGAAAAACGCTgattttgttggtaaaatacCTAAGTCTAAGAAGATCTCCCATGGGAGGAAAATAAAGGgggctttatattttttggactaataattttattccaaaacaaaacttctgtgcgaagctgtttttgttgagatggtatgaatccttatcaaaacaAAGAACGTCAAAGAAATTCTGTGGTGTACCTATATCAGTACTGCttccgtgcgaagccggggtgGGTCGCTATATCTAATAAAGCAGCGTTCTTCTTTGTCATAAAAATTGGTTTGGCACCGACTTccaaaaagtataaatttgaTATAGAGGTGTATATTATAATCTGGGGGCACGGCCGTGCCCCCACCAAGTCGAGCAAAAAAGCGTCACGGCCGTACCATCCTTTTCTCGAAGCAATTCAGACCATTTTCGACCCCCTGTAACTTCGTTGTGGATAAAACTAgaagactgaaattttcagtaacCATGCAGACATTGTAAAGACacgtatatttatataaatcgATATAAATATATCGAGACTTGGCCATCgcactaaataattgaatttacatGTGTTTCCAGGCGATTGAATTGACACGTGTTTTCAGGCGATGGCCAAGTctcgatatatttatataaaacattcatgaaTTTCAATATTGATATACGTCACTATATAATGctgttaattattacgtaacaacTTAATGCTTCGAGTACGGAGATTccagacacaataaaattgattttcaattgttatcgAGACTGGATGTATTTAAGACAGAAAGTCACTAAAGTAgagactgaataaattaataaccgacTTGGTATTACATGGATCTCACACCTTTTTACCGCAGAACAACTGAGTGGCGAGACTTggtttttttgacaagtattgtttttgatgggatAAGTTTGTTGCGTTACGTATTTTAAGATCAAACGGCTTAAAAGTTGGAACTCATATCTTTACGTAGGATAAGGGCGACACAGAAAAATACCTCTGTTTCTATATCTGATAAACCACGCATAAAACTTCTGGTAAACTGGTAAGTTCATGTCTTTTAGATATAAGTAGTTGTTCAGCAACAGCCATATATGcctacattaaaaataaaacaataataagtaaGTGCCTTTATATTGCCatggtaataaaacaaaaaccgtTACAATTTTACGACTaaactgtaatatttaaaatagcaaaTGTACTTTATTTTCATGCGTCATGTTTGCATTAAATAtgtactgttttatattttagtaaataaaaaattatcagAGAccttgaaaataaagaaaacccTTCGCATTCATGGAGGGAGAGATATCCAGAGTGATGAGTATCCGTTTGTTGTAATGCTTGCTCAGATCGATACTATCTATAATTGGGCGGATAGGCTGTGCACCGGAGCCATGATCACCGATCAGTGGGGGCTGACGGCGGCGCACTGCTCGCTCTTCCGCAACAAATATTACGTGTGGTACGGGAACTTCACTATATCCCCAGTAAACTCGCAACTCATGACCGAAATCCTGAAGTTTGTCATTCATCCCTCCTTTCGCCTTTTGACTTTAAATAACGGCAAGAAAGATCTACAAGTCGAGAACGACGTGGGTCTTTTCCGCATCCACAAGCTTGACTTTAAGCATTATGGTGTGCTACTTGCGGCCGATTACGCATCATTGTTAGGACTACCTGTTACGTATGTTGGAGGTGGCTTGACCCGCAACAAAATGAAGGTCGACGATGTTTTCAGACCACTGCAGGTCGGCGAAGCAACTATCGTAAGCTGTGACGAAGAATTGAGAAGTAAATCGAAGTATATACTATGCCTCGCTCCGAAATGCTCAAACCGGCTGCAACGACCGTGGTACGGGGACTCGGGAGGCCCGCTACTTTGTGATGGCAACATTATCGGAGTATGTTCTTATGGCATTGAGAGCAAAGTCATGTCGAAAATGGCTTATGCTCCAGTCAGTCCCTACATAGACTGGATCTATCGCGTGATTAATGACACAAAatagtgtttattaaaattatccaTTTGTATTCGTCATCCAACTACTGACAAAAAGTAGACacgtagttttttaataaaaaaatcgtaacgttaaaaaaaataatatgtgcGTACAAAGTATACTGTATGTcaga
This sequence is a window from Trichoplusia ni isolate ovarian cell line Hi5 chromosome 20 unlocalized genomic scaffold, tn1 tig00002203_group19, whole genome shotgun sequence. Protein-coding genes within it:
- the LOC113506604 gene encoding snake venom serine protease NaSP-like; the protein is MYFIFMRHVCIKYVLFYILVNKKLSETLKIKKTLRIHGGRDIQSDEYPFVVMLAQIDTIYNWADRLCTGAMITDQWGLTAAHCSLFRNKYYVWYGNFTISPVNSQLMTEILKFVIHPSFRLLTLNNGKKDLQVENDVGLFRIHKLDFKHYGVLLAADYASLLGLPVTYVGGGLTRNKMKVDDVFRPLQVGEATIVSCDEELRSKSKYILCLAPKCSNRLQRPWYGDSGGPLLCDGNIIGVCSYGIESKVMSKMAYAPVSPYIDWIYRVINDTK